The following coding sequences lie in one Trypanosoma brucei gambiense DAL972 chromosome 7, complete sequence genomic window:
- a CDS encoding microtubule-associated protein 1A/1B, light chain 3, putative: MKYNFKDSHSLVKRLNESTKVRKSHPNHFPVICEKVYNSDIGELDRCKFLVPSDLTVGQFVSVLRKRVQLEAESALFVYTNDTVLPSSAQMADIYSKYKDEDGFLYMKYSGEAAFG; this comes from the coding sequence ATGAAGTATAACTTCAAGGATTCACATTCTCTGGTAAAGCGATTGAATGAATCCACAAAGGTGCGCAAGAGTCACCCCAACCATTTTCCCGTCATATGTGAAAAGGTGTATAACTCCGATATTGGTGAGTTAGACAGGTGTAAATTTCTCGTCCCATCTGATCTAACGGTCGGACAGTTTGTCAGCGTGCTACGCAAACGTGTGCAGCTGGAAGCCGAATCTGCACTCTTCGTTTATACCAATGACACAGTACTCCCCTCCAGTGCGCAAATGGCGGACATTTACTCCAAATATAAGGATGAAGACGGTTTCCTATACATGAAATATTCAGGTGAGGCGGCATTTGGATAA
- a CDS encoding microtubule-associated protein 1A/1B, light chain 3, putative, which produces MSKKDSKYKMSHTFESRQSDAAKVRERHPDRLPIICEKVYNSDIGELDRCKFLVPSDLTVGQFVSVLRKRVQLEAESALFVYTNDTVLPSSAQMADIYSKYKDEDGFLYMKYSGEATFGC; this is translated from the coding sequence ATGAGTAAAAAAGATAGCAAGTACAAAATGAGCCACACCTTTGAGAGCCGACAGTCGGATGCCGCAAAGGTGCGTGAGAGGCATCCGGATCGTTTGCCCATCATATGTGAAAAGGTGTATAACTCCGATATTGGTGAGTTAGACAGGTGTAAATTTCTCGTCCCATCTGATCTAACGGTCGGACAGTTTGTCAGCGTGCTACGCAAACGTGTGCAGCTGGAAGCCGAATCTGCACTCTTCGTTTATACCAATGACACAGTACTCCCCTCCAGTGCGCAAATGGCGGACATTTACTCCAAATATAAGGATGAAGACGGTTTCCTATACATGAAATATTCAGGTGAGGCGACATTTGGATGCTAA
- a CDS encoding mercaptopyruvate sulfurtransferase, putative — MHGDGLGRLHPGKVFLTIDEIKNGISSYQIFDVRYDLRNKEYGINQYNKGHVARATFVDLDRHLSGPVVECSKARHPMPDPHEFVEWCKSKGIGHFKPVLCYDDECGAMGACRMWWMLNALGVEAYVMTCGLKAYEAAGLPVESTPYDKNQSTSYWPYATEFKRLLKIKDIPPCAHMVDTRPALRFNTTVRPYGPDDIPGHIEGAVNLPYDVNILLVNRHEKRLRPNDECRSNTLKLLQGMWGGGEPNISHCVFYCGSGVTAAFSIAVAYHVGLGEPYLYAGSWSEYADTFNFTLARRIIKEHGLLISMVSSSLPYNMKATLNNVTLVVDGVVVNNPDEELKQALVHLHIGEKAHVTFKSQRQAVIEAHPRIDT, encoded by the coding sequence ATGCACGGTGACGGTTTGGGGCGTCTGCACCCCGGTAAGGTGTTCCTTACCATTGACGAGATTAAAAATGGCATATCTTCCTATCAGATCTTCGATGTCCGCTACGACCTCCGCAATAAAGAGTACGGTATCAACCAATACAACAAAGGGCATGTCGCGCGCGCCACATTTGTCGACTTGGATCGACACCTTAGCGGTCCCGTCGTGGAATGCAGCAAAGCACGGCACCCCATGCCAGACCCGCACGAGTTTGTCGAGTGGTGCAAATCCAAGGGAATTGGCCACTTCAAGCCCGTCCTTTGCTACGATGACGAATGTGGGGCGATGGGGGCGTGTCGGATGTGGTGGATGCTCAACGCCCTTGGTGTCGAGGCTTACGTAATGACATGTGGACTCAAGGCGTATGAAGCAGCAGGTCTGCCCGTCGAGTCCACACCGTATGACAAGAACCAATCGACAAGCTATTGGCCTTACGCAACAGAGTTTAAGAGGCTGTTGAAAATCAAAGACATTCCTCCCTGCGCACATATGGTCGACACACGACCCGCGCTGCGCTTCAACACGACCGTGCGACCATACGGACCCGACGATATCCCTGGTCATATCGAAGGCGCGGTCAACCTTCCGTACGATGTGAACATATTGTTAGTAAATCGGCACGAAAAACGTTTGAGACCCAATGACGAATGTCGTAGTAACACTCTTAAGCTTCTTCAAGGAATGTGGGGTGGCGGTGAGCCTAATATTTCCCACTGCGTATTTTACTGCGGTAGTGGGGTGACCGCTGCATTCAGCATTGCAGTTGCATATCACGTCGGACTCGGCGAGCCCTATCTATATGCCGGTTCGTGGTCCGAATATGCAGACACATTTAACTTTACACTGGCGCGCCGTATCATTAAAGAGCACGGCTTGCTCATAAGCATGGTCTCATCAAGTTTGCCGTATAACATGAAAGCTACTCTTAACAACGTTACCCttgttgttgatggtgtGGTTGTAAACAATCCTGATGAGGAACTGAAACAGGCGCTAGTGCACCTCCACATTGGTGAAAAAGCACATGTAACGTTCAAAAGTCAGCGACAGGCTGTCATAGAGGCTCATCCTCGCATAGACACGTAA
- a CDS encoding receptor-type adenylate cyclase GRESAG: MPHRAVWGHRGVPCGTVAQLFLLAVILQVMQAPMVLSWNWRWSVTVEVFSLLHKSVVSNGTVKALNTGVLASFHARGNITGTGVTVSFSAPATSEQNVNEALEQKLKGFSDLKKILVVLGPLGDKTVLESLDLLTKNEVIGFAPYTGSGAVRGWRPNLYFISVDPLAETLALLRYALAHLRVRRLGFMYLKGVSFGDTEYQLVVQAMARMGYGLCGTFALKSSTEASASSEGFQREWDQFAATNPQAVILYVYPVDDGKKALLKFLEDKRTSGACILSPFALQYFVVETLNATYGRGGGYSHGEVITTGTNPLAKDNEYQAIQRFQKEMKAYLDSHSGSVPYSRSDRHLTDDDDGELMVYGWIIGEMLSRALSSREWLKNRSTFKKSLYNQRRYVIDDLVYGDYGGDCPDNVAALGASCQCNQGGKAVYMKRLVEGFRLESVKSGFMALGTSRCDTDGSRLHAPLAAVATFMDNSQLSLNAAEEWHGGASLLVGTGDLGDYDRFFLHRINTSSGTIWKRLKLEEEEKLVTVVMGVTDEALLSTSTFVVVDPVLLVPRLRTPNKRVIYLSATLEQQLFVIAKYLGEKGSIGVHSVISSSESNNIEKMVNMSLSRFYQELSVFV, translated from the coding sequence ATGCCTCACAGAGCAGTTTGGGGACATCGTGGCGTTCCGTGTGGCACTGTGGCGCAactgtttctgcttgcggTGATACTGCAGGTTATGCAAGCACCCATGGTATTGTCGTGGAATTGGAGGTGGAGTGTAACTGTGGAGGTGTTTTCGCTTCTACATAAAAGTGTTGTATCCAACGGCACCGTAAAGGCTCTTAATACTGGTGTGCTTGCTTCATTTCACGCCCGTGGGAATATAACGGGAACCGGAGTGACTGTTAGTTTCTCTGCGCCTGCCACTTCCGAGCAAAATGTCAATGAAGCATtagaacaaaaattaaaaggatTCAGTGACCTGAAGAAGATTCTTGTTGTGTTGGGACCCCTTGGTGACAAAACTGTTTTGGAATCACTCGATTTACTGACGAAAAATGAGGTTATCGGTTTCGCTCCGTACACAGGCTCTGGTGCGGTTAGAGGGTGGCGGCCCAACTTGTACTTTATCTCGGTGGATCCACTCGCTGAGACATTAGCCCTCCTGCGTTATGCCCTTGCCCATCTGCGTGTACGGCGTCTGGGatttatgtatttaaaaGGCGTATCATTCGGTGACACTGAGTACCAACTTGTGGTTCAGGCGATGGCTAGGATGGGCTATGGGCTTTGTGGCACATTCGCTCTGAAAAGCTCGACGGAAGCATCTGCAAGCAGCGAAGGTTTTCAAAGGGAGTGGGATCAGTTTGCGGCAACGAATCCGCAGGCTGTTATACTGTACGTGTATCCCGTAGATGACGGTAAAAAGGCTCTACTGAAATTTCTAGAGGACAAGCGTACATCTGGTGCGTGTatactttctccctttgcgCTACAGTATTTCGTTGTCGAAACCTTAAATGCTACATATGGTCGGGGTGGTGGATATTCTCATGGGGAAGTGATCACCACGGGAACGAACCCACTCGCCAAGGATAATGAGTATCAAGCGATCCAACGTTTTCAGAAGGAGATGAAAGCGTACCTTGATTCTCATTCCGGATCAGTACCTTACAGTAGATCTGATCGTCATCTgacggatgatgatgatggtgagctGATGGTGTATGGGTGGATTATCGGTGAAATGCTGTCGCGGGCGCTGAGCTCCCGTGAGTGGCTGAAGAACCGTTCAACGTTCAAAAAGTCTCTGTACAATCAACGGCGTTACGTAATTGACGATCTTGTGTATGGAGATTATGGTGGTGATTGCCCCGATAATGTCGCTGCACTAGGTGCTTCGTGTCAATGTAACCAGGGTGGTAAGGCAGTATACATGAAAAGGCTCGTGGAGGGCTTTCGGCTGGAGAGTGTAAAGAGTGGTTTCATGGCGTTGGGAACATCTCGATGCGATACGGACGGGTCCCGGCTTCATGCCCCGCTGGCAGCTGTTGCCACGTTTATGGATAACAGTCAATTGTCACTGAACGCGGCCGAGGAGTGGCATGGAGGTGCGAGTCTCCTTGTGGGCACTGGGGATCTCGGAGATTACGATAGATTCTTCTTGCACAGGATCAACACAAGCTCAGGCACCATTTGGAAGCGTTTAAaacttgaggaggaggaaaagcttGTGACCGTTGTCATGGGCGTTACGGATGAAGCGTTACTGAGCACATCGaccttcgttgttgttgatccGGTGCTGCTTGTTCCTCGCCTCCGAACACCTAACAAACGTGTGATATACCTCTCTGCCACACTGGAGCAGCAACTGTTTGTGATCGCCAAGTATTTGGGAGAGAAGGGCTCAATAGGGGTGCACTCTGTCATCAGCAGCTCCGAATCAAATAATATTGAAAAGATGGTTAATATGTCGCTGAGTCGGTTTTATCAGGAACTCTCAGTCTTTGTGTAA
- a CDS encoding receptor-type adenylate cyclase GRESAG, producing the protein MPHRAVWGPRGVPCGTVAQLFLLAVILQVMQAPMVLSWNWKGSVTVEVFSPPPESVVSNGTVKALNTGVLASFHARGNITGTGVTVSFSAPATSEQNVNEALEQKLKGFSDLKKILVVLGPLGDKTVLESLDLLTKNEVIGFAPYTGSGAVRGWRPNLYFISVDPLAETLALLRYALAHLRVRRLGFMYLKGVFFGDTEYQLVVQAMARMGYGLCGTFALKSSTEASASSEDFQREWDQFAATNPQAVILYVYPVDDGKKALLKFLEDKRTSGACILSPFALQYFVVETLNATYGRGGGYSHGEVITTGTNPLAKDNEYQAIQRFQKEMKAYLDSHSGASLYGRSDRHLTDDDDGELMVYGWIIGEMLSRALSSREWLKNRSTFKKSLYNQRRYVIDDLVYGDYGGDCPDNVAALGASCQCNQGGKAVYMKRLVEGFRLESVKSGFMALGTSRCDTDGSRLHAPLAAVATFMDNSQLSLNAAEEWHGGASLLVGTGDLGDYDRFFLHRINTSSGTIWKRLKREEEEKLVTVVMGVTDEALLSTSTFVVVDPVLLVPRLRTPNKRVIYLSATLEQQLFVIAKYLGEKGSIGVHSVISSSESYYINRFLHLVLQQFEGGLNSSVRLTTSGSVTGYLPREGDVFVIGLKQDDVEVIAKHLSANPKLFVYVPFTEVALYYQTFVRVFRDKGPGSSSSNRLLFATNLPHWADGNPSSDTVKKFHNAMKDKSKWTPLSLMGFAAGNLLRTVLPQLKKVDADTLSNLFFSETYLRADDMRYGPYGTEGCGKVEVGLWNDCVTNYGATGIAVWSMARALDPSVPPIAEPISQLLQYEDRDAGRLTGARLIGVCVGAVLFFLLLVVVIVVVLCRYFADARDNANAPKEPTDPVTLIFTDIESSTAQWAAHPEMMPDAVATHHRLIRALIMHYRCYEVKTVGDSFMIACRSPSAAVRLACDLQHNFLHHNWGTAALDESYREFELQRAEEEEGYTPPTAHLDREVYGRLWRGLRVRVGIHTGLCDIRYDEVTKGYDYYGRTANMAARTESVANGGQVLMTRATYMSLSVVEREQFDVTALGPVTLRGVPNPVEMYQLNPIPGRTFAALRLDRDDPGLDDEGSSPSLSEVSSLCAGLTDSARQVAISLNSLLGVFAPAQRQNLLLPLCERWRVSLLRKNSGWSEAYCRDTVHRIAAKVGHVTDHKGKRTSMDLSTTSDSVCVLQPSLAGIANLRSPLLSRSSHPGDNGDLASVDIVASSDASEALSRRSTVEVTSLKGDL; encoded by the coding sequence ATGCCTCACAGAGCAGTTTGGGGACCTCGTGGCGTTCCGTGTGGCACTGTGGCGCAactgtttctgcttgcggTGATACTGCAGGTTATGCAAGCACCCATGGTATTGTCGTGGAATTGGAAGGGGAGTGTAACTGTGGAGGTGTTTTCGCCCCCGCCTGAAAGTGTTGTATCCAACGGCACCGTAAAGGCTCTTAATACTGGTGTGCTTGCTTCATTTCACGCCCGTGGGAATATAACGGGAACCGGAGTGACTGTTAGTTTCTCTGCGCCTGCCACTTCCGAGCAAAATGTCAATGAAGCATtagaacaaaaattaaaaggatTCAGTGACCTGAAGAAGATTCTTGTTGTGTTGGGACCCCTTGGTGACAAAACTGTTTTGGAATCACTCGATTTACTGACGAAAAATGAGGTTATCGGTTTCGCTCCGTACACAGGCTCTGGTGCGGTTAGAGGGTGGCGGCCCAACTTGTACTTTATCTCGGTGGATCCACTCGCTGAGACATTAGCCCTCCTGCGTTATGCCCTTGCCCATCTGCGTGTACGGCGTCTGGGatttatgtatttaaaaGGCGTATTTTTCGGTGACACTGAGTACCAACTTGTGGTTCAGGCGATGGCTAGGATGGGCTATGGGCTTTGTGGCACATTCGCTCTGAAAAGCTCGACGGAAGCATCTGCAAGCAGCGAAGATTTTCAAAGGGAGTGGGATCAGTTTGCGGCAACGAATCCGCAGGCTGTTATACTGTACGTGTATCCCGTAGATGACGGTAAAAAGGCTCTACTGAAATTTCTAGAGGACAAGCGTACATCTGGTGCGTGTatactttctccctttgcgCTACAGTATTTCGTTGTCGAAACCTTAAATGCTACATATGGTCGGGGTGGTGGATATTCTCATGGGGAAGTGATCACCACGGGAACGAACCCACTCGCCAAGGATAATGAGTATCAAGCGATCCAACGCTTTCAGAAGGAGATGAAAGCGTACCTTGATTCTCATTCCGGAGCATCACTTTATGGTAGGTCTGATCGTCATCTgacggatgatgatgatggtgagctGATGGTGTATGGGTGGATTATCGGTGAAATGCTGTCGCGGGCGCTGAGCTCCCGTGAGTGGCTGAAGAACCGTTCAACGTTCAAAAAGTCTCTGTACAATCAACGGCGTTACGTAATTGATGATCTTGTGTATGGAGATTATGGTGGTGATTGCCCCGATAATGTCGCTGCACTAGGTGCTTCGTGTCAATGTAACCAGGGTGGTAAGGCAGTATACATGAAAAGGCTCGTGGAGGGCTTTCGGCTGGAGAGTGTAAAGAGTGGTTTCATGGCGTTGGGAACATCTCGATGCGATACGGACGGGTCCCGGCTTCATGCCCCGCTGGCAGCTGTTGCCACGTTTATGGATAACAGTCAATTGTCACTGAACGCGGCCGAGGAGTGGCATGGAGGTGCGAGTCTCCTTGTGGGCACTGGGGATCTCGGAGATTACGATAGATTCTTCTTGCACAGGATCAACACAAGCTCAGGCACCATTTGGAAGCGTTTAAaacgtgaggaggaggaaaagcttGTGACCGTTGTCATGGGCGTTACGGATGAAGCGTTACTGAGCACATCGaccttcgttgttgttgatccGGTGCTGCTTGTTCCTCGCCTCCGAACACCTAACAAACGTGTGATATACCTCTCTGCCACACTGGAGCAGCAACTGTTTGTGATCGCCAAGTATTTGGGAGAGAAGGGCTCAATAGGGGTGCACTCTGTCATCAGCAGCTCCGAGTCATATTATATTAATCGATTTTTACATTTGGTGTTGCAGCAGTTTGAAGGAGGTCTCAATAGTTCTGTGAGACTGACAACCAGCGGCTCTGTCACAGGCTATCTTCCCCGCGAGGGTGACGTGTTTGTCATAGGCCTCAAACAGGACGACGTCGAGGTGATTGCGAAGCACCTCAGCGCCAACCCCAAGCTATTCGTTTACGTCCCTTTTACTGAGGTGGCATTATACTACCAGACGTTTGTCCGTGTGTTTAGGGATAAGGGTCCTGGAAGCTCGAGTAGTAACCGTTTGCTGTTCGCGACAAACCTTCCACACTGGGCTGATGGGAACCCGTCGTCGGATACTGTGAAAAAGTTTCACAATGCTATGAAGGATAAGTCGAAGTGGACACCACTGTCGTTAATGGGGTTTGCTGCCGGAAACTTGCTGCGGACGGTTCTCCCGCAATTAAAGAAGGTGGACGCAGATACTCTGTcgaatctctttttttcggagACTTATTTGCGAGCTGATGACATGCGCTACGGCCCGTATGGCACAGAGGGATGCGGCAAGGTGGAGGTGGGTCTGTGGAATGACTGCGTGACAAACTACGGTGCGACAGGTATTGCTGTGTGGTCAATGGCACGTGCACTGGATCCGTCGGTCCCACCGATTGCCGAACCAATCTCTCAACTGCTGCAGTATGAGGACCGTGACGCTGGGAGACTGACGGGGGCACGGTtgattggtgtttgtgtgggcgccgttttgttttttttgcttctagtaGTGGTGATCGTTGTCGTATTGTGTCGGTATTTTGCGGATGCGCGTGATAACGCAAATGCACCGAAGGAACCAACGGATCCCGTGACGCTCATCTTCACAGATATCGAAAGCAGTACTGCACAGTGGGCGGCGCACCCAGAGATGATGCCGGACGCTGTAGCGACACATCATCGGCTAATTCGTGCGTTGATTATGCACTACAGGTGCTACGAGGTGAAGACCGTCGGGGACTCCTTCATGATTGCGTGCCGGAGCCCCTCTGCGGCTGTGCGTCTAGCTTGTGACTTGCAGCATAACTTTTTGCACCACAATTGGGGGACAGCTGCGTTGGATGAGTCATACCGTGAGTTTGAACTGCAGCGCgccgaggaagaggaagggtacACTCCGCCGACGGCACATCTGGACCGTGAGGTGTACGGCCGACTATGGCGTGGcctgcgtgtgcgtgttggGATCCACACTGGACTGTGCGACATCCGGTACGATGAGgtgacgaagggatatgactactatggACGGACAGCGAATATGGCAGCAAGGACAGAGAGTGTTGCGAACGGCGGGCAAGTGCTGATGACACGTGCGACCTACATGTCGCTGAGTGTGGTAGAGCGTGAGCAGTTTGATGTAACTGCACTGGGCCCTGTAACGTTACGCGGTGTTCCCAATCCTGTGGAGATGTACCAGCTGAACCCAATTCCCGGTCGCACTTTTGCTGCACTGAGGCTGGACCGCGATGACCCTGGATTGGACGATGAGGGTTCGAGCCCCTCGTTGAGTGAGGTGAGTTCGCTTTGTGCTGGGTTAACTGATTCTGCCAGGCAGGTTGCCATATCCCTGAATTCGCTTCTCGGTGTGTTCGCACCAGCCCAGCGGCAGAATCTGCTGTTACCTCTGTGCGAACGGTGGCGTGTGTCATTGTTGCGCAAGAACAGCGGATGGTCTGAGGCCTACTGCCGGGACACGGTTCACCGTATAGCGGCGAAAGTTGGCCACGTAACAGACCATAAGGGGAAACGTACCTCCATGGACTTGTCAACTACTTCTgacagtgtgtgtgtgctccaACCTTCGTTGGCTGGCATTGCAAATTTGCGTTCGCCTTTGCTATCAAGATCCAGCCATCCTGGCGATAACGGTGATTTGGCGTCGGTTGATATTGTAGCAAGCTCCGATGCGTCTGAGGCCCTGTCACGGCGGAGCACAGTAGAGGTTACGTCGCTGAAGGGTGACCTCTAG